One window of the Saccopteryx bilineata isolate mSacBil1 chromosome 2, mSacBil1_pri_phased_curated, whole genome shotgun sequence genome contains the following:
- the GAST gene encoding gastrin produces MQRLCASALILALALATFSEASWKPRPQLQDVPSGPGTKRGLEPHWLDEMDPASHHQRQLRFQGPPHLVADLSKKQGPWLEEEEEEEAYGWMDFGRRSAEEEAPLP; encoded by the exons ATGCAGCGACTGTGTGCGTCTGCGCTGATCTTGGCGCTAGCTCTGGCCACCTTCTCCGAAGCTTCTTGGAAGCCCCGCCCGCAGCTGCAGGATGTACCCTCAGGTCCAGGGACCAAGAGGGGCCTGGAGCCACACTGGCTGGACGAGATGGACCCAGCCTCTCACCACCAAAGGCAGCTGAGGTTCCAGGGCCCCCCACACCTGGTGGCAG ACCTGTCCAAGAAGCAGGGGCCATGgctggaggaagaagaagaagaagaagcgtATGGATGGATGGACTTCGGCCGCCGCAGCGCCGAGGAGGAGGCCCCACTTCCCTAG